A genome region from Chitinivorax sp. PXF-14 includes the following:
- a CDS encoding YfbU family protein: protein MVRTERLELRVDEDLLQRIDDWMEQTGRASSRSDAFRQLADIGLGTMTGKTVHLSAGDKLNFMLLRDIAKHLKVPTETDVDLMAEVIYGGHYWAPAWEMQGLLHNHADRPADVSLVVNVLDMWSFIEERVEKLEPNELEKVKAANYGHAPRFGGFDGNNEAELMSIARFLVEKMNRFSRFKGRDFNSHSPSAARQRRMAAAFEPIRATLALGRQLSASQIIEIIEAGRA from the coding sequence ATGGTACGCACTGAACGGCTGGAGCTGCGCGTCGACGAAGACCTGCTGCAGCGTATTGATGACTGGATGGAGCAAACCGGCAGGGCCAGCTCGCGCTCGGATGCTTTTCGCCAGTTGGCGGACATCGGGCTGGGCACCATGACGGGCAAGACCGTCCACCTAAGCGCTGGCGACAAACTGAACTTCATGCTGTTGCGCGACATCGCCAAGCACTTGAAGGTGCCCACGGAAACCGACGTCGACCTGATGGCCGAAGTCATCTATGGTGGCCACTATTGGGCGCCGGCCTGGGAGATGCAGGGACTGTTACACAACCATGCCGATCGTCCCGCGGACGTGTCCCTTGTCGTCAATGTCCTGGACATGTGGAGCTTCATCGAGGAGCGAGTCGAAAAGCTCGAACCTAATGAACTGGAGAAGGTGAAGGCGGCAAACTATGGGCATGCGCCTAGGTTCGGCGGCTTCGATGGCAACAACGAAGCTGAGTTGATGAGCATCGCGCGGTTCCTCGTTGAGAAGATGAATCGCTTCTCGCGCTTCAAGGGACGGGACTTCAACTCGCACAGCCCCTCGGCTGCCCGTCAACGTCGTATGGCTGCAGCATTCGAGCCGATTCGCGCAACTTTGGCCCTGGGGCGTCAACTAAGCGCCAGCCAGATCATCGAGATCATTGAGGCGGGCCGCGCCTGA
- a CDS encoding DUF3742 family protein, whose protein sequence is MKTAAQTTFAERIGRTLGWAWRGCARLDQRAQGWLHAKGWTPSVAKAALLVVKLAVVGVLLYTTFWLALLLACVIAGAWLLRNGDGSYDEEQKTEWRHGTAGFGLYTANEQRIDPHDPDEDQP, encoded by the coding sequence GTGAAGACCGCCGCACAGACCACCTTCGCAGAACGCATTGGTCGCACCCTGGGCTGGGCCTGGCGAGGCTGTGCACGTCTGGATCAGCGAGCACAGGGCTGGTTGCACGCGAAGGGATGGACGCCAAGCGTTGCCAAGGCCGCGTTGCTGGTCGTCAAGCTCGCTGTGGTTGGCGTCCTGCTTTACACCACGTTCTGGCTGGCGTTGCTGCTTGCGTGCGTGATCGCAGGTGCTTGGCTACTCCGCAATGGCGATGGAAGCTACGACGAAGAGCAGAAAACAGAATGGCGGCACGGCACTGCTGGCTTCGGTCTCTACACGGCCAATGAGCAGCGGATCGATCCGCACGATCCTGACGAAGATCAGCCTTAG